Proteins from a genomic interval of Odocoileus virginianus isolate 20LAN1187 ecotype Illinois unplaced genomic scaffold, Ovbor_1.2 Unplaced_Contig_20, whole genome shotgun sequence:
- the CNGA4 gene encoding cyclic nucleotide-gated channel alpha-4: MSQDSKVKTKESSPPVLTKARKSLPVLDPSGDYYYWWLNTMVFPVMYNLIIIVCRACFPDLQHGYLVAWLVLDYTSDLFYLLDIVVRFHTGFLEQGILVVDKGRISSRYVRTWSFFLDLVSLLPTDVAYVSLGPHTPTLRLNRFLRAPRLFEAFDRTETRTAYPNAFRIAKLMLYVFVVIHWNSCLYFALSRYLGFGRDIWVYPDPAQPGFERLRRQYLYSFYFSTLILTTVGDTPLPAREEEYLFMVGDFLLAVMGFATIMGSMSSVIYNMNTADAAFYPDHALVKKYMKLHHVNRRLERRVIDWYQHLQINKKMTNEVAILQHLPERLRAEVAVSVHLPTLSRVQIFQNCEASLLEELVLKLQPQTYSPGEYVCRKGDIGREMYIIREGQLAVVADDGVTQYAVLGAGLYFGEISIINIKGNMSGNRRTANIKSLGYSDLFCLSKEDLREVLSEYPQAQAIMEEKGREILLKMNKLDVNAEAAEIALQEATEARLRGLDQQLDDLQTKFARLLAELESSALKIAYRIERLEWQTREWPMPEELIEADDEGEPGEGTSKDEEGRAGQEGPPGLE; the protein is encoded by the exons ATGAGCCAGGACAGCAAAGTGAAGACGAAAGAGTCCAGCCCTCCTGTCCTGACCAAGGCCAG GAAGTCTCTACCTGTCCTGGACCCATCTGGGGATTACTACTACTGGTGGCTGAACACAATGGTCTTCCCAGTAATGTATAACCTCATCATCATCGTGTGCAG AGCCTGCTTCCCCGACTTGCAGCACGGTTATCTGGTGGCCTGGTTAGTGCTGGACTACACGAGTGACCTGTTCTACCTCCTGGACATCGTGGTGCGCTTCCACACTG gATTCTTGGAACAGGGCATCCTGGTGGTGGACAAAGGTAGGATCTCGAGTCGCTACGTTCGCACCTGGAGCTTCTTCTTGGACCTGGTTTCCCTGTTGCCCACGGATGTTGCCTACGTGAGTCTGGGTCCACACACACCCACGCTGAGGCTAAACCGCTTTTTGCGAGCGCCCCGCCTCTTTGAGGCCTTTGACCGCACGGAGACCCGCACTGCTTACCCGAACGCCTTCCGCATCGCCAAGCTGATGCTTTATGTTTTTGTGGTCATCCACTGGAACAGCTGCCTCTACTTCGCCCTGTCCCGGTACCTGGGCTTCGGGCGTGACATCTGGGTGTACCCCGACCCCGCGCAGCCTGGCTTTGAGCGGCTGCGGCGCCAGTACCTCTATAGCTTTTACTTCTCCACGCTGATCCTGACCACCGTGGGCGACACGCCGCTGCCAGCCCGCGAGGAGGAGTACCTCTTCATGGTGGGCGACTTCCTGCTGGCCGTCATGGGTTTCGCCACCATCATGGGTAGCATGAGCTCTGTCATCTACAACATGAACACGGCAGATGCGGCCTTCTACCCAGACCACGCGCTGGTGAAGAAGTACATGAAGCTACATCATGTCAACCGCCGGCTGGAGCGGCGAGTCATTGACTG GTACCAGCACCTGCAGATCAACAAGAAGATGACCAATGAGGTAGCCATCTTACAGCACTTGCCCGAGCGGCTGCGGGCAGAAGTGGCCGTGTCTGTGCACCTGCCCACACTGAGCCGGGTACAGatcttccagaactgtgaggccAGCCTACTGGAGGAGCTAGTGCTGAAGCTGCAGCCCCAGACCTACTCGCCGGGTGAATATGTCTGCCGCAAAGGGGACATTGGCCGAGAGATGTACATCATCCGAGAGGGTCAGCTGGCCGTGGTGGCCGATGACGGTGTCACCCAGTATGCGGTGCTTGGTGCAGGGCTCTACTTTGGGGAGATCAGCATCATCAACATCAAAG GGAACATGTCTGGGAATCGCCGTACAGCCAACATCAAGAGTCTAGGTTATTCGGACCTGTTCTGCCTGAGCAAGGAGGACCTGCGGGAAGTGCTGAGCGAGTACCCGCAGGCCCAGGCCATCATGGAGGAAAAGGGGCGTGAGATCCTGCTCAAAATGAACAAGTTGGATGTAAATGCGGAGGCAGCCGAGATTGCCCTACAGGAGGCCACGGAGGCCCGGCTGCGAGGCTTGGACCAGCAACTCGATGATCTGCAAACCAAGTTCGCTCGACTCCTGGCTGAGCTGGAGTCCAGTGCACTCAAGATCGCCTATCGCATCGAGCGGCTGGAGTGGCAGACCCGGGAGTGGCCAATGCCTGAGGAACTCATCGAGGCTGATGACGAGGGCGAACCTGGGGAGGGAACGTCCAAAGATGAAGAGGGCAGAGCAGGCCAGGAGGGACCTCCAGGCCTAGAGTGA